In Salinisphaera sp. T31B1, the following are encoded in one genomic region:
- a CDS encoding MFS transporter translates to MSPNSPTTAHDPPGRWAALAILASAMLLGMTTWFSATAVVPQLRELWALSPGEAAWMTIAVQLGFVAGALTSAVFNIADRVPPRRLMLYGAILAAFANICLLATPPVALAIGLRAVTGFGLASVYPPAMKAMATWFKVNRGTALGIMVGALTLGSAMPHLVNGLGGLDWRIVIVATSVLSVIGGLVAAFMGSDGPFAFPRAPFDLRQSWRAFSDRPVRLASIGYFGHMWELYAMWAWFSVFYGDVLAGQAFDAPLATAALATFAVIGIGAIGCWIGGILGDRWGRGRATSLAMCVSGACALLIGWLPDNYWPLILIVGLVWGFWVVADSAQFSTVITELGDQRYVGTALTIQLAIGYILTVPTLWLIPVVHEHFGWAAAFGVLAIGPAVGTIAMQRLGTCETKSTRASAPATTP, encoded by the coding sequence ATGAGTCCGAACAGCCCAACTACTGCCCACGACCCGCCCGGACGCTGGGCGGCGCTGGCGATACTAGCCAGCGCCATGCTGCTGGGCATGACAACCTGGTTTTCGGCTACTGCGGTGGTGCCGCAGCTGCGCGAGCTGTGGGCGCTATCGCCAGGCGAGGCCGCTTGGATGACCATCGCGGTTCAGCTGGGTTTTGTCGCCGGTGCACTCACCTCGGCAGTGTTCAATATTGCCGATCGGGTGCCGCCTCGCCGGCTGATGCTCTACGGGGCCATACTCGCAGCGTTCGCCAACATCTGTCTGTTGGCGACCCCACCGGTGGCACTGGCGATCGGTCTACGTGCGGTCACCGGCTTCGGCCTGGCCAGCGTCTATCCGCCGGCCATGAAGGCGATGGCCACCTGGTTCAAGGTCAACCGCGGTACTGCGCTCGGGATCATGGTGGGCGCGCTCACCCTGGGTTCGGCGATGCCCCATCTGGTCAACGGCCTCGGCGGGCTGGACTGGCGAATCGTCATCGTGGCGACATCGGTCTTGTCCGTGATCGGCGGCCTGGTCGCCGCGTTCATGGGCAGCGACGGTCCGTTTGCGTTTCCTCGGGCGCCGTTCGATCTAAGGCAGAGCTGGCGCGCCTTTTCGGATCGGCCCGTGCGGCTCGCCTCGATCGGCTATTTCGGCCATATGTGGGAGCTCTATGCGATGTGGGCCTGGTTTTCGGTCTTCTATGGCGATGTGTTGGCCGGGCAGGCCTTCGATGCACCGCTGGCCACCGCCGCCCTGGCGACATTCGCGGTCATCGGCATCGGTGCGATCGGATGCTGGATCGGCGGCATCCTCGGCGATCGCTGGGGTCGCGGCCGTGCGACGTCGTTGGCCATGTGCGTGTCCGGCGCCTGCGCATTGCTGATTGGCTGGTTGCCGGATAACTACTGGCCGCTTATTCTCATCGTGGGGTTGGTCTGGGGTTTCTGGGTCGTGGCCGATTCGGCCCAGTTCTCGACGGTGATTACCGAACTTGGGGACCAGCGTTATGTCGGCACCGCGCTGACCATACAACTGGCGATCGGCTATATCCTCACCGTGCCGACGTTGTGGCTGATCCCGGTGGTTCACGAACATTTCGGTTGGGCGGCCGCGTTCGGGGTGCTGGCGATTGGCCCAGCGGTCGGCACGATTGCGATGCAGCGTCTGGGCACGTGCGAAACCAAGAGCACGCGTGCGTCGGCGCCTGCGACTACACCATGA
- the soxC gene encoding sulfite dehydrogenase: protein MNDDMPDSRGAAPDAKRRRLLKQALGTVGALGVPLIAGRGVAAEAGDNQAPNVPEWMRSQGKPILSPAYGVPSTFEKDVVRTPTDLTTTKTSSWSFTPLQALEGSITPNGLVFERHHGGVPTIDPEQHQLMLHGLVERPLIFDMAQLRRFPQVSIKRFLECSGNTLTEWEKPTGKTVQDTHGLLSCCEWTGVPLATLLREAGVKDKAKWILAEGADASALTRSIPMDKALDDALVVYAQNGEALRPEQGYPLRLILPGFEGNMQVKWLRRLEVGDAPFMTREETSKYTDLMPSGKARQFTFVMDAKSVITAPSGGQNLAGKGFYEIRGLAWSGRGRIKRVDVSVDGGRNWQQAELDGPVQPKCLTRFRLPWRWKGDSVLLQSRAVDDTGYVQPTREQLVSVRGTNYVYHLNAIQTWEVSSSGEVSNVHV from the coding sequence GTGAATGACGATATGCCGGACAGCCGAGGCGCTGCGCCCGACGCTAAACGCCGTCGGTTGCTCAAGCAGGCGCTTGGTACCGTGGGTGCGCTCGGCGTGCCTCTCATTGCGGGACGCGGGGTCGCGGCCGAAGCCGGCGACAATCAGGCGCCGAACGTGCCCGAGTGGATGCGCAGCCAGGGCAAGCCGATATTGTCTCCGGCCTATGGCGTGCCGTCGACGTTCGAGAAAGATGTCGTACGCACGCCCACGGATCTCACCACGACCAAGACGTCGTCATGGAGTTTTACGCCCCTGCAGGCGTTGGAAGGCAGCATCACGCCGAACGGTCTGGTGTTCGAGCGTCATCACGGCGGCGTGCCGACGATCGATCCCGAGCAGCATCAGCTGATGCTGCATGGCCTAGTCGAGCGGCCGCTGATCTTCGATATGGCGCAGCTCCGGCGATTTCCACAAGTATCGATCAAGCGTTTCCTGGAGTGCTCGGGCAATACGCTCACCGAGTGGGAAAAACCCACCGGTAAGACGGTGCAGGATACCCACGGCCTGTTGTCGTGCTGTGAATGGACCGGCGTGCCGCTGGCGACGCTGCTGCGCGAGGCTGGCGTGAAGGACAAGGCCAAATGGATTCTTGCCGAAGGGGCCGATGCATCCGCGCTCACGCGAAGCATTCCCATGGACAAGGCGCTGGACGATGCGTTAGTGGTCTATGCCCAGAACGGCGAAGCGCTGCGGCCCGAGCAGGGCTACCCGTTGCGTCTGATCCTGCCCGGCTTCGAAGGCAACATGCAGGTCAAATGGCTGCGTCGATTGGAGGTCGGGGACGCGCCATTCATGACGCGAGAAGAAACCTCGAAATACACCGACCTCATGCCGAGTGGTAAGGCGCGCCAGTTCACGTTTGTCATGGATGCCAAGTCGGTCATCACCGCGCCGTCCGGCGGCCAGAATCTGGCCGGCAAGGGTTTCTACGAGATTCGCGGGCTGGCGTGGTCCGGCCGCGGTCGAATCAAGCGGGTGGATGTATCGGTGGACGGCGGGCGCAACTGGCAGCAGGCCGAACTCGATGGCCCGGTACAGCCCAAATGTCTGACGCGCTTCCGATTACCCTGGCGATGGAAGGGCGATTCCGTGCTGCTTCAGAGCCGGGCCGTTGACGACACCGGCTACGTGCAGCCCACGCGCGAGCAGCTGGTTTCGGTGCGCGGCACGAACTATGTCTACCACCTGAATGCCATTCAAACCTGGGAAGTCTCGTCGAGCGGGGAGGTCAGCAATGTCCACGTCTAG
- a CDS encoding cytochrome c yields MSTSRILLLSLILGWTVGATAEVQPEAGEYGLGDPASEAEIAGWDIDVPPSGAGLPAGSGTAAQGEAVYNAQCAACHGPEGKDGAYPRLSGGQGTLASDKPVKTVGSYWPYATTLYDYIHRAMPFTAPQSLSADDTYAVTAYVLYINGIIDRDTTLDADTLAGIVMPNRDGFISPDPRPDVHNTACMDHCDERANGASGSAERKPDDGVPTM; encoded by the coding sequence ATGTCCACGTCTAGAATCCTGCTGTTGAGTCTGATCCTGGGATGGACGGTCGGGGCGACGGCCGAGGTCCAGCCCGAGGCGGGCGAATACGGGCTTGGCGACCCCGCCAGCGAGGCCGAAATCGCCGGCTGGGACATCGACGTGCCGCCCAGCGGTGCCGGCTTGCCGGCGGGTTCGGGCACCGCGGCGCAGGGTGAGGCCGTATACAACGCGCAGTGCGCCGCCTGCCACGGGCCGGAGGGTAAAGACGGTGCCTACCCGAGACTGTCGGGCGGGCAGGGAACGCTGGCCAGCGACAAGCCGGTCAAGACCGTGGGCAGCTACTGGCCGTACGCCACCACGCTCTACGACTATATTCATCGCGCGATGCCGTTCACCGCGCCCCAATCGCTGTCGGCAGACGATACCTATGCGGTGACCGCCTACGTGTTGTATATCAACGGTATTATCGATCGTGATACCACGCTCGACGCAGATACGCTGGCGGGTATCGTGATGCCCAACAGGGACGGTTTCATATCCCCGGATCCCCGTCCGGATGTACACAACACAGCGTGCATGGATCACTGCGACGAGCGCGCCAATGGCGCGTCCGGATCAGCCGAGCGCAAACCGGACGATGGCGTGCCGACCATGTAG
- a CDS encoding cupin domain-containing protein, translating into MGKPAEQVTDRTEQLGPQIRSLRQARQLSIREVAKRSGLSHPFLSLVERNETSPSVGSLKKILAALDTTLSDFFSPKDSLERVAFYKSHELVELADGETLSYRQVGANLKNAQMMLLHERYAPGATTGDEGYSHQAQEGGIVIQGSLEITVGDKTETLGPGDAYYFDSTLPHRMENTSDEECIVVSAVTPRTF; encoded by the coding sequence TTGGGTAAGCCGGCCGAGCAAGTCACAGACCGAACCGAGCAGTTGGGCCCCCAAATCCGTTCGCTGCGACAGGCGCGTCAACTATCGATCCGTGAAGTCGCCAAGCGAAGCGGTCTGAGCCATCCATTCCTGTCGCTGGTCGAACGCAACGAGACCAGCCCGTCAGTGGGGTCGCTCAAGAAGATTCTGGCCGCCCTGGACACGACCTTGAGCGACTTCTTCTCGCCCAAGGACTCGCTCGAGCGCGTGGCCTTCTATAAAAGCCATGAGCTCGTCGAACTCGCCGACGGCGAGACACTCTCCTACCGCCAGGTCGGGGCGAATCTGAAAAACGCGCAGATGATGCTGCTGCACGAGCGCTACGCGCCCGGCGCAACCACCGGCGACGAAGGCTACAGCCATCAGGCGCAGGAAGGTGGCATCGTGATCCAGGGCTCGCTGGAGATCACGGTGGGCGACAAGACCGAGACGCTCGGCCCGGGCGATGCCTACTATTTCGACAGCACCCTGCCGCATCGTATGGAAAACACGTCCGACGAAGAGTGCATCGTCGTCAGCGCCGTCACGCCCAGAACCTTCTAG
- the hisD gene encoding histidinol dehydrogenase: MGGITDSVTTILREVAAEGDAAVRRFSQKFDRAELEALEVTEAEIERAYAQFDPQSLADSQFAIAQVTAFAERQLETMQPLEIETLPGVHLGHRIIPIETVGCYVPGGRYPLYSAPIMSIVPAVVAGCREIVACLPPNTHETMFALCHLAGAHRIFKIGGAQAIAAMAYGTESVPAADKIVGPGNAFVNEAKRQVFGAVGIDQLAGPSEIFTIADDSGDARVIAADLLAQAEHDVHTRVGLATTSARLAEDTLAAIDAQLATLSTRDTAGEAWARQGQIVVCEDRATLIDYANFMATEHLQIHATDAHEMAREIHNYGSLFIGENASVVYSDKCCGTNHTLPTMAAARYTGGLWVGTYVKVCTHQWMETTGVETVAPKAVRQSLSEGMEGHARAAALRLYPQAHDRILDGDIPET; this comes from the coding sequence ATGGGCGGGATCACCGATAGCGTGACGACCATTCTTCGCGAGGTGGCCGCCGAAGGAGACGCGGCCGTGCGTCGTTTCAGCCAGAAGTTCGATCGGGCCGAACTGGAGGCGCTTGAAGTCACCGAGGCCGAGATCGAACGCGCGTATGCACAGTTCGATCCGCAGTCGCTGGCGGACAGCCAGTTCGCGATCGCCCAGGTCACGGCCTTTGCCGAACGCCAGCTCGAGACCATGCAGCCTCTCGAGATCGAAACCTTGCCGGGCGTACATCTGGGCCATCGGATCATTCCGATCGAAACGGTCGGCTGCTATGTGCCGGGGGGGCGCTATCCGCTCTACTCTGCGCCGATCATGTCGATCGTGCCGGCCGTGGTGGCCGGCTGCCGCGAGATTGTGGCGTGTCTGCCGCCCAATACGCACGAAACCATGTTCGCGCTGTGCCATCTCGCCGGTGCCCACCGCATCTTCAAGATCGGTGGCGCGCAGGCCATCGCGGCCATGGCCTATGGCACCGAATCGGTGCCGGCAGCGGACAAGATCGTGGGCCCGGGTAATGCGTTCGTCAACGAAGCCAAGCGGCAGGTGTTTGGCGCGGTCGGGATCGACCAGCTCGCCGGGCCGAGCGAGATCTTCACCATCGCCGACGACAGCGGTGATGCGCGCGTGATCGCCGCCGACCTGCTCGCCCAGGCCGAACACGATGTGCATACCCGGGTTGGCCTTGCGACGACATCCGCGCGGCTGGCCGAGGATACGCTGGCCGCCATCGACGCTCAGCTGGCAACCCTGTCGACCCGCGACACGGCCGGTGAGGCGTGGGCGCGCCAGGGCCAGATCGTGGTCTGCGAGGACCGGGCCACGCTGATCGACTATGCCAACTTCATGGCGACCGAGCATCTGCAGATTCATGCCACGGATGCGCACGAAATGGCCCGCGAGATTCACAACTACGGCTCGCTGTTCATCGGCGAGAACGCCAGCGTCGTCTATTCGGACAAGTGCTGCGGAACCAACCATACGCTGCCGACCATGGCGGCGGCGCGCTATACGGGCGGGCTTTGGGTCGGCACCTACGTCAAGGTCTGCACACATCAGTGGATGGAGACCACAGGCGTCGAGACGGTGGCGCCCAAGGCTGTGCGCCAGAGCCTGTCCGAGGGCATGGAAGGCCATGCCCGGGCAGCCGCGTTGCGTCTATACCCGCAGGCCCACGATCGAATTCTCGACGGCGACATTCCCGAGACCTGA
- a CDS encoding TRAP transporter substrate-binding protein → MNDLMSCLLTGGLGKRLAATAVGAALAIGVPTAAVAAQYNLKIGCIESPSGSNTRGWKTFEQYVEAASDGRIAIEILPSGQLGDTQQLLEGLQLGIHKMAQGDETITSAYKPMMAWFSPYLFRDELSMKRFFESDTFAELNDDMAKDMGVRALAVAPYGFYDFINKKRDIKTLEDMKGLKLRTLPNSQITIKTWDALDASATPVAWSEIYTSIRTGVIDGLGHTPSIMVDQKYYEVAKHVTLDQSMGVANMYLVNENFYESLPADLQAVLKQGAELAANVEFGIASYRNRVTALETLSDEGVKIYALPADERARFKKAAQDGVTPWLKKTSGDDNVEAVFDAVEQIESN, encoded by the coding sequence ATGAACGACCTGATGTCCTGTCTGTTGACCGGCGGTCTGGGCAAACGCCTGGCCGCGACCGCGGTGGGGGCCGCACTGGCCATCGGCGTGCCGACGGCCGCCGTGGCGGCGCAATACAACCTCAAGATCGGTTGTATCGAATCGCCGTCCGGCTCGAACACGCGCGGCTGGAAGACCTTCGAACAGTATGTGGAAGCGGCCAGCGACGGCCGGATCGCCATCGAGATTCTGCCGTCGGGCCAGCTCGGCGACACCCAGCAGCTGCTCGAGGGCCTGCAGCTGGGCATCCACAAGATGGCCCAGGGTGACGAGACCATCACCAGTGCCTACAAGCCGATGATGGCTTGGTTCAGCCCGTATCTGTTCCGCGACGAATTGTCGATGAAGCGTTTCTTTGAAAGCGATACCTTCGCCGAGCTGAACGACGACATGGCCAAGGACATGGGCGTACGCGCACTGGCCGTCGCACCCTACGGGTTCTACGACTTCATCAATAAAAAGCGTGATATCAAGACCCTAGAGGACATGAAGGGCCTGAAGCTGCGCACGTTGCCCAACAGTCAGATCACCATCAAGACCTGGGATGCGCTCGATGCGTCGGCGACGCCGGTAGCCTGGTCGGAGATCTACACCTCGATCCGGACCGGCGTGATCGACGGTTTGGGTCATACGCCGAGCATCATGGTCGACCAGAAATACTACGAGGTGGCCAAGCACGTCACGCTCGACCAGAGCATGGGCGTAGCCAACATGTATCTGGTCAACGAAAACTTCTACGAATCGCTGCCGGCCGATCTGCAGGCGGTACTCAAGCAGGGCGCAGAGCTGGCCGCGAACGTCGAGTTCGGCATTGCCAGCTACCGGAATCGCGTCACCGCGCTCGAAACGTTGAGTGACGAAGGCGTCAAGATCTATGCATTGCCCGCCGACGAACGTGCCCGGTTCAAGAAGGCCGCGCAGGACGGGGTCACGCCGTGGCTGAAAAAGACCTCCGGCGACGACAACGTCGAGGCGGTATTCGATGCGGTCGAGCAGATCGAGTCGAACTGA
- a CDS encoding TRAP transporter small permease has protein sequence MPARLSLWLGRAVKSVIALSMLAILIIVCVQVFCRFVLDDALSWPEEAARFLMVWGLMLGGAFAFLDGEHTGIQILAGRLKGRAAIANSLVVHGLILGFLGCLIYGGWQEMSMLMRFKTGALGISKAIPYGAIPISAALYGLFAIVLVVRRLRREQGR, from the coding sequence ATGCCTGCCCGACTCTCGTTATGGCTGGGCCGTGCCGTCAAGAGCGTGATCGCCCTGAGCATGCTCGCGATTCTGATCATCGTGTGTGTCCAGGTCTTCTGCCGGTTCGTGCTTGACGACGCCCTGTCCTGGCCGGAGGAGGCCGCCCGGTTTCTGATGGTCTGGGGCTTGATGCTGGGCGGGGCGTTCGCCTTTCTCGACGGCGAACATACGGGCATCCAGATTCTGGCCGGCCGGCTGAAAGGACGGGCGGCGATCGCCAACAGCCTGGTGGTACACGGTCTGATCCTGGGGTTTCTCGGCTGTCTGATCTACGGCGGCTGGCAGGAGATGTCCATGCTCATGCGCTTCAAGACCGGTGCACTCGGGATCTCCAAGGCCATTCCCTACGGAGCGATACCGATCAGTGCTGCACTCTACGGCCTGTTCGCGATCGTGCTGGTCGTACGTCGCCTTCGTCGGGAGCAGGGTCGATGA
- a CDS encoding TRAP transporter large permease — MIITVLLVAFVVLLLMGMPVAFAIGVSSTLAIILSGDSLVVAAHYMFGGVNSYLLVAIPMFVLAGDLMLHSGMTKSLTDFADLFVGRLRGGLGHTNIGGSVFFSGITGSATADTTAIGSVMIPAMSENGYGRAYATAITVASSAIGPIIPPSLTFVIYALAVGNISIGGLFVAGLVPGLLTAVALMVMNHVISTRRRYPKREHRYSPGEAFTITRKSLVVLVMPALIAFGVITGIYTATEAAAVAAAYALVLSLAMRKLTLRVLPGLFFNASKTSSIMFLLLATSSLFSYVLSTQGVPGDIARAFDGLTDSPLVFLLILNITLLLIGLVIDLYPAILIFGPIFAPIAQQYGIDPIHFGVLFCVNLIVGMNTPPVGSGLFIGAAIGRVSIEALVREILPFILMQLLVLTLITYVPVLTTGLPRLLGY; from the coding sequence ATGATCATCACGGTTTTGCTGGTCGCCTTCGTGGTGCTGTTGCTCATGGGCATGCCGGTGGCATTCGCGATCGGGGTCTCGTCCACGCTGGCGATCATCCTGTCGGGAGATTCGCTGGTGGTGGCGGCCCATTACATGTTCGGCGGCGTCAATTCCTATCTGCTGGTTGCGATTCCGATGTTCGTACTGGCCGGCGATCTGATGCTCCATTCGGGCATGACCAAATCGCTGACCGATTTCGCCGATCTCTTCGTGGGGCGGCTGCGGGGCGGACTGGGCCATACCAATATCGGTGGCAGCGTGTTCTTTTCGGGCATCACCGGTTCGGCGACGGCCGATACCACGGCCATCGGTTCGGTGATGATCCCGGCGATGTCCGAAAATGGGTACGGGCGTGCCTATGCGACCGCGATCACCGTGGCCTCGTCCGCGATCGGGCCGATCATTCCGCCGAGCCTGACGTTCGTGATCTATGCGCTGGCGGTGGGCAATATCTCCATCGGCGGTCTGTTCGTTGCCGGGCTGGTCCCCGGGCTGCTGACCGCCGTGGCGCTGATGGTCATGAACCACGTAATCAGTACGCGTCGGCGATATCCGAAACGCGAACATCGTTACAGCCCCGGCGAAGCATTCACGATCACGCGCAAGAGTCTCGTGGTGCTGGTCATGCCGGCCCTGATCGCCTTTGGTGTGATCACGGGTATCTATACCGCGACCGAAGCGGCGGCGGTGGCCGCCGCCTATGCATTGGTCCTGAGTCTGGCGATGCGCAAGCTGACGCTGCGCGTCCTGCCGGGGCTGTTCTTCAACGCCTCGAAGACCAGCTCGATCATGTTCCTGCTGCTGGCGACCAGCAGCCTGTTCTCCTACGTGCTGTCGACCCAGGGCGTTCCGGGAGACATCGCCCGGGCCTTCGATGGGCTGACCGATAGTCCGCTGGTGTTCCTGTTGATTCTGAACATCACCCTGCTGCTCATCGGGCTGGTGATCGATCTGTATCCGGCAATACTGATCTTCGGGCCGATCTTTGCACCGATTGCCCAGCAGTACGGCATCGACCCGATCCATTTCGGTGTGCTGTTCTGCGTGAATCTCATCGTGGGCATGAACACGCCGCCGGTCGGCTCGGGGCTGTTCATCGGCGCCGCGATCGGGCGGGTGAGTATCGAAGCCTTGGTTCGCGAGATCCTGCCGTTCATTCTCATGCAACTGCTGGTGCTGACGCTGATCACGTACGTACCGGTCCTGACCACCGGTTTGCCGAGACTTCTGGGGTATTGA
- a CDS encoding MFS transporter, with amino-acid sequence MTRHRWYGGWSIVAAATLLTLLTVGMRLGTGPFFLPMAEDLGFSRSQLGSIVSVGMFFYGLAMPLAGWLVSRVGTRSVLIAGTVMVAVAVAWTVIARTPITLYLSFGILLSVGLGFISPVVLTPVICRWFARQRGKALFFLSTGSMAGIAVMTPLFSVSIAAFGWQATLIGFAAVLMGVALVTALWVIRDEVPAEAVNPTYAGAVDPSGSDPAPADAPFVVAVMSAPFLKIFLGLFACGFSMNLLGTHGVPMLMDHGFDSTTSSLGIGLIGLVAILGTVMIGRVADRVPRRNLLALIYGVRGLGFFALLMVYTPLGLYASAAVGGMVWAGSIATSSAMLADVYGVRMVGVLYGTAYVGHQIGATISTWLGGWGFQHFGTHWVAFGSAGVLLLLAAAISLRLPADGFVFGANARGAVKQSST; translated from the coding sequence ATGACAAGACACCGATGGTACGGGGGCTGGAGCATCGTCGCGGCGGCCACGCTGCTGACCTTATTGACGGTCGGGATGCGCCTGGGCACCGGCCCGTTCTTCCTGCCGATGGCTGAAGATCTCGGCTTCAGCCGCAGCCAGCTCGGCTCGATCGTCAGCGTCGGTATGTTTTTCTACGGCTTGGCCATGCCGCTGGCCGGCTGGCTGGTCAGCCGCGTCGGCACGCGGTCGGTGTTGATCGCCGGTACGGTCATGGTCGCGGTTGCGGTTGCATGGACGGTCATCGCACGTACGCCGATCACGCTATACCTGTCGTTTGGCATCCTTCTTTCGGTCGGGCTGGGTTTCATCAGTCCGGTTGTGTTGACCCCCGTCATCTGCCGCTGGTTCGCCCGCCAGCGTGGCAAGGCCCTGTTCTTCCTGTCGACCGGTTCGATGGCCGGCATCGCGGTAATGACGCCGCTGTTCAGCGTCTCCATCGCGGCATTCGGCTGGCAGGCCACATTGATCGGCTTTGCGGCGGTCCTCATGGGCGTGGCCCTGGTGACTGCTCTCTGGGTGATCCGTGACGAGGTGCCGGCCGAGGCGGTCAACCCGACATATGCGGGTGCGGTGGACCCGAGCGGCAGCGATCCGGCGCCGGCGGATGCCCCGTTCGTGGTCGCCGTCATGTCTGCGCCGTTCCTGAAAATATTCCTGGGGCTGTTCGCCTGCGGTTTCAGCATGAACCTGCTCGGCACCCACGGCGTGCCCATGCTCATGGATCACGGATTCGACTCGACCACGAGCTCGCTGGGTATCGGGCTGATCGGCCTGGTCGCCATACTCGGTACGGTGATGATCGGACGGGTGGCCGATCGTGTCCCGCGGCGCAACCTGTTGGCTTTGATCTACGGTGTGCGCGGGCTGGGATTCTTTGCTTTGCTGATGGTCTACACGCCGCTCGGGCTGTATGCCTCGGCCGCGGTCGGAGGCATGGTCTGGGCCGGCAGCATCGCCACCTCCTCGGCGATGCTGGCCGACGTCTACGGGGTGCGTATGGTCGGGGTGCTGTACGGCACGGCCTATGTCGGCCATCAGATCGGCGCGACGATCAGTACCTGGCTCGGCGGCTGGGGTTTTCAGCACTTCGGCACCCATTGGGTTGCCTTCGGCAGTGCCGGCGTGCTGTTGCTGCTGGCCGCAGCGATTTCGCTGCGCCTGCCGGCAGACGGCTTTGTCTTCGGCGCGAATGCGCGGGGCGCGGTGAAGCAGTCGAGCACATAG